The nucleotide window ACGACGTGGATGGTCAAGCTTTCCACTACGCCTGATCAGTCCGCAGAGATTCTGGAGCAGGTTAGTAAGAAGCTCGAATCGACGCCTGTCTGGCCTTCGTCCAGCAAGATCGGTAGCAAGGTCGCCGGCGACATGCAAACAATGGCGATCCTGGCCATCGGTTTTTGTTTGATTGGGATCGTGGGCTACATTTGGTTCCGCTTTCAAAGTGTGGCCTTTGGTGTTGCCGCTGTGGTTGCGTTGGTGCACGACGTTTTAGTCACGCTCGGCTTTATTGCTCTGAGCGTCTGGTTGGCTCCTTTCTTAGGGTTCCTGCAGGTCACGGAATTTAAGATTAGCCTGCCGGTCGTTGCTGCCTTTTTGACGATCATTGGTTATTCGCTGAACGATACGATTGTGATCTTCGATCGTATTCGCGAAGTTCGCGGCAAGAGCCCCGACCTGACTAGCGAGATGGTCAACATCAGTATTAATCAAACGCTAGGACGTACGTTGCTAACCTCGCTCACAACGTTGATCGTGGTGCTCATCCTGTTCTTCATTGGTGGCGAAGGGATTCATAGCTTCTCGTTCTCGTTGGTGATTGGCGTGATTGCTGGTACTTACAGCACCGTCTTTATCGCGTGCCCGGTTCTGATTTGGTTGATGAACCGCGATAAGAACACCAAGAAAGCGGAAGCTTAGAGGGGGTATGCCCTCAGCTTCGCTAATCGGCAAACTCTACGAAGTCGGCATCAAGTGATGTCGACTTCTTTTTTTGCGCTCATACCTAACGTTCTCGCCCGAACTGGTCAGCGCAAGCATTGCGTATCGGTAATTAGAAGCAGTGTTCCTCTTCCCTTGGCATAGGTGCCGCTGCTGGCTGGGCCTTTGATATGGGGTTTCCATGAATGAGGCCAAAGCGGTCTTCGTCGGTTTTTCGGCGAACTTCGGATCGGGTCCTGAAGCAAGCCGCTGAGCTTTGTTTTCAACAAGGCGAGCTCGGCAGTGGCACCTTGAGCCAACTGGTTTTTTCACTACGTTTTTCGCAGCCGGAAAAGTCTTCCAGCGCAAAGTTTGCCTGACAGGTGCGTCGAGTATGTTCGCACCACCTCGGCGAGAAAAACGTGTTTGGGCACGACAGAAAATGAAGAGAGCGACGCTAGCATGCGTCGATGAAACGAAGCATCAGGATGGTCTTCGGATAGTAATGCAATGGATGGCGTACACGTGACTCCCCAAGATGACGGTACGCGAAATGAATGGCGATTCCAAGTTTCTTACCTTGGCTGCACTCGGAGTGATTGGCCTTGGTTCCGCTATGCCCTATTGGTCGGCATGGTCTGCTCCTAATCAGGCTCCGCCTGAGATTTCCACCGCCCAGCCGGCGGCACCACAACCAGCGGACGAGCCTCGGCTTACCGCGCAGCAGTATTGGGATCAACAAGTATCCCGTCCCGACGTCGTGACGCTAACGCCTCGCGGTGGGCAAAGTATGGGTCTCGATAACCCTGCCCAGATTCCTTCCCTTTCGATGGACATGCAGCAAGCGACTCCGGTCGCGGCCCAGCCAATTTTGGCGAACGTGCCCATTAATCAAGTAGGTAGTGTCTCGCTGGCTTCCCGTGTGGAAGACATGGGCGCACCCAAGACGGCCTCACGTGCGGTGGTTCCCATCGAGATCCCTGGCTCAGCAAGACCGCTGCCGCCTACGATGACCTCGCCGGTGATTACGACACGTCAGGTCATGAAGCCCGAACTGCCAGAGACGCAAGTCCAACAGCAGTTCACTCCCCTGCCCCGTATCGCGCCACCCAATCACGGCGCGAGTAACAGCGGGTCGAAGATAACGCGGGAGCACCGCGTAAGAGATGGTGATAGTCTGGAGTCGATCGCCGAGAAATACCTCGGCGATCCGCTCCTCGCGGACGCGGTCTTCCGAGCCAACCGGTCTCAGCTCGATACTCCTGAGTTGCTGCCGATCGGAATTACGCTGATGATTCCCAGTTCTTCCGTTGAACAGTCAGCCCCGGAAGTAGATGGGCAACTCAGGCCGATGACCCGTTTGCGTCCGGTTTCCACCGGTGCCGGTTCACGCGGTGGAGAACTGCCTTGGACGACGTTGTCGCCGCCTGGAACCTAAGTCGGTTCCTAGCGGCTGGGGCCTACTAAGAATGCGGTGTCCTATTGAAGCGGTGTCGTGCGATCGGTCCAAGGATCACTGGCTTGAAGTTCCGCCATATGGACTTTGGTGAAGAAGAGAATGTCTTTCAAGCAGTTCGAGCGAGGATCGGCCAGCAGGTCGGTCCCTTCTAAGGAATTGGGCTTAGCCGCGAAGAAGATGGTCCGATCTTTGGCGTCACTCAGGTTCTTCTGGCGAATCTTATCGATCGTGCTGAAGATACGCTTGGCATCGCTGAAACTGTTGCGGTCTCCTTCTCCGGCGATGACCATAATCGACAACTCGTTTTTGAGGATGGGTGTTTGAAGGGCTCGATTAGCATTGAATCCCTTAAACGTCTTCGGAGGAGAAACCAGGATCAGACCCTTCACGTCCTGTCCTTGCTTGATCGAAGGTAAAATGGGCCAGCTCCAATCTTGGGCGGCAAAATTCAAGGCCGCAGTGGCACTGAAGTCGCAACCAATAATCGTGAGCATCTCGATATTGAGGTTTCCCTTGTTGTTCTCTTGCATCAAGAAGCTTTTCACGGCTTCCAAGTCTTGAGTAACAAACGCATCGAAATCACTGGAACGAATGCGATCCAGGTTGATCTCGACTATTTGGCCGCCTGGCCCTTGGATCGACTTGCTGGCACCATGACCGCGAAGGTCAACGGTAATCACTGCCAGGCCTTCCTTCTGCATGGCCAACGCTAGGCCTGTCAGGTCTTTTTGGCTGTGCTCCCAGCCTGGCAGCATGATGACGGGGATTGCCTTCTTACCAAGACTGCTTCCAAAGTACGTCCCATGAATGATCACGCCATCTTTGGTGGTTACGGATACGGTTTCCGGAGGCGGAATATCTCTTCGCGCACCAGGTTTCGCAGGTGGCTGAGCTTGGATGATCGAGAGATCAAGGATCGATAACGCGCACAAGGCAACGAACAGCGAGAAAATTTGCAAACGCATCTTGGCCGGATGGGTTGAAAGGTCGGATTCGGATAAGGACGTCTCAGCGACGCAACGTAAGACCGTATTTGACTTTATTAAATGTTAGACGCCATTCCCCGGCCGGTCAAATTTTCCGACAACTTGCTTTAGACGGCTAGTTGGTAATAAATGATTCGTCCAGCATCAAGTCTTCTCGGACGTTGTACTTGTAGAAGTTTCGAGCGATTCGATGCGAGAGCAAGCGTAGAAACGAATTGCGGAATTCTCGCTCACTCTGAGAACTCGTGCCCACCCCATTTACCGGGAATTCGATCGCGCTTGGCGTGTCTTGGAAGACGAGCTTGCCGTCATGATTGATATCGTAGACAGAGACCACATATTCGGCTGAACCCTTGTAAACGCCCGGGTTCGGTTGAATCTCGAAGCGTGCCAAGTCGATCGCGACGACCATGTCCGCTTTCAAAGCTTTGCCAGCCTCGCGGTAATCCATGTTGTCCCACCCACTACGATCTTTCCAGTCATCAATCTTTTGTTGGGGAATGATCTTTACCTCGTCGCCGTTTGCAAGAATCAGTGCTTCGATTCGTTCGGCCAGTTGGCGAGATGTCGAATTCTCGGAGTAGAACGAAGGGCCCGCCACGCAGAGAACGGCGACATTCTTCTCGGATAGTCCTTTGAATTTAGCCGAGGCGTAGTCACCTTTTTGCAATAATATAGCCAAAAGGCCAACACATCCGCTGTTGCTGACAAGCAGCAGGCAGATCAAGCTGAGCGGCAATACACCGGAAAACATTTGGGGCGAAAGTCGATACCGTCCGTGGCTCATGACTTGGTCCATCCGTGGTGATCTATCAATTGACTTGCATCATGCAAGTCGGGCATTTTTCAAAAATTGATTCTTACTAACCAGTCTCCCAGTGTGACGGCCACGACCAGAACTGTGATCGTGATAAGGACTGCGTCACTAGGAGCCGCGACGGTGAGCCTGCCCAGTAAAGCCGAGCTCAACATCCACGGAGCGAGGAACAGTGCAATGAGTCCTAACAGGCAGCCAGCGGTGTTCGCGTTGAGCGAGCCCCAAACATTGCCCTTCATCAGGTGCGACCAGCTAGTGGTCATCCCACACGAGGGACAGCGGGTACCGGTCAACTGCACCAGCGTACATGGGGGAAGCCCCAACTGCTGATGCGTTCCCAGTCCCTTAGTGCTAGGCGTAAGCCAGGCAGCGGTTACCAGTAAAATGGCTAAAATACCGCCCCCAATTCCCATGAGGATTCGCTGATACCAACGAAGTGGTGAAAGGGAGGCCGCTTCAGCCATGACGCAATTGCTCTTCCATCGGGCGCGAACGATACCGAAAACCGGCGAACCGAACAAGTCAAGATTCGTACTCTCGATGCTATCACGGTTTTGGGTTGCTAGAAAGGCGAAGGATTCCCTACCCAAGTAGCTCCAGTGGCCACTTGCCCAGTGAGGATAGGCAGCACCGAAATCTCGACCGAATGACCAATGCCTCAGGCAAGCTCAGATTAGGCTGGCAATCACTTCTCGCTCTGCAGATAAGCAAACAGATCGCGAACCTGGGTAGCGGTCAGGTCATCCAGCAGACGGTCCGGCATTAACGATTTGGCGATTGCCAGCGGACCGGCTTCGATTTCGTCTCGTGGGATGATCAGTGCTGCGTTGTCCGCGTTTTGCAGGGTGATCGTCTTGTCGTCCTGGTTTTTCAAAAAACCTGACAGAACACGTCCGTCGATCGTCAGAACGCGGTAGTTGGTGTACTCTTCTCGGATGGCTGCACTCGGGTCGACGATCGATAGAAGCATGAAGTCGAGGTTGGTCCGTTCATAGCCTGTTAAATCGGGGCCGATGTCTGCTCCTTCGCCATGCAATTTGTGACAAGTACCGCACCGTTTGGTGAACAGTTGCTTTCCCTCCGCAGCAGTTCCCCGGGCTGTCTTTAGTAAGGTGGCTGTCTGCTCAAGTTGCAGGGCCAACTCGACCGGGGTGGCACGGGTTGCTCCCCAAAGTTTGGCAATTCGACCATTCAGCTTTTCGTCGCCGTGGAGTTTCAGGTTTTCTAGCAAATCGACCGACACCGCTATTCTAGAAACTCGCTTGGCTTCGATCGCATCGAGTAGCTGGTGGGCGGCCGCTGGTCGGGCAGTGACGTTGTCGATGATCGCCGACTGGATCGACGCAGGCTCATCTGGATAACGCAAAAGCAATTGATGAGCGATGTTCGCATCGTCGAAGGATCCTAAAGAACTAATCGCGGCCAGACGTATCGCCTGCGGTGCCGTTGAGATCGCGAGCTTCAGCAGTTCGTTCCGTGCGTCTTGCGACCCGACCTGTCCGAGTAGCTGAATGAATTTAACGCGATCTTTCTGCGGTGTTTTTGCATTGGTGGTTTTCTCAATTGCCGTTTGTTCTGCCTGGCCCTGCCCTGCCCGGACTAATAGCGCTAATTGGGCCGATGAATTTCCAGAAGCGGAAGAAACAATCGCTTCGCGTAGTTCCGCCGGCAAGCGATCGATCTTTCGACCGGAAAAAGCTTCGTCGACTGATTCCAGCATTTTTGTGCGGAGCGTTACATCCTCGGTGGCTTGAATCAGTTGGGCCAGCTTAAGCAAGCTTCCGGTATCGGCCACTGCAGCCAAACGCTGAGCCAACCGCGGTAAGACAACGGCACTGCCAATTTGGGTAGAGGATAACGAACTGGCAAGATCGGTTATTGCCAGGGAAGAGTCGTCAGCGTGCGCTTCGATCGCCCACCAGGTCAGAAGCGGAATGTGGGGATCGGAAGCCAGCTCGTCGCGCGATGCTAGACGCTGAGCGACTTCCAGGCCAACAGGCCCGGGAACCCGTTTCGCGGTCGAAGCGAGTTGACTGCATACTTCGACATGCGGTTCCTGCGACGCTAGAGAAATCAGCGTGTCAGACAGCGTGTGAGCCTGATCTTCCGAGAGAAGCCGTATGCCCCAGATTCGCACATGCGGGTCCTCATGGGTGAGCGCGGACTTTGCGACTTCAGTGTCGTAACCGGTTAACGCATCAATCGCCCACAGCGTCTCTAAGGCGAGTTGCCCTTGCGTTGCCGGCAGCGTTTTGGCCAGTTGGTCGGCTGCAGTGGGATCTCCGTCTTCTCGCAGTACACGCTGCGCCAGTTGTCGTGTTAGCTTGTTGGGGCTGGCAAGTTTTTCGATCAACTCCTCAGTAGGCAACTCGCGTAGGTTGACCAGCTTTTGCGAGGCGTATTGGTTGGGTTGAAGTCGCCAGATTCTTCCCCGTGCCCGATCCCACGTATCGCGAGGATCGACATGCGTGAGACGTGTGTCGCACCAATCGGCCACATAGACGCAACCATCGGGGCCGACTTTGATATCAACGGGCCGAAACCAAATATCGTCGGTTGCCATCGCATGAAATTGATCTTCGCTCTGCCAGGTCGAACCGTCAGGCGACACCTGCGAGACGGCAACGTAATTGTGAAGAGGAACCGGGGCGATAAGATGATCGTGGTATCGCGGCGGTAGTGTGTCACTTTCATACTTGACCAACGTGTGGCTGAATCGTTCGGCTGGGGCGTGCTTCATGGCCGGGAAAAAACCGTACGCATGCGGATTCGTAAGCGGACCATGCTTCCCCCAGCTCTTTTGGTAGTAGCCTCCTTGGACATAGTGAAAGCCACGCGTGTTGCCACCATTGTGTCCGGAATAAAGCCTCCCCTTGGCGTCGAACTCGATGGCGAACGTGTTGCCGCCCCCCTCGGCGAAGATCTCGAACT belongs to Bremerella alba and includes:
- a CDS encoding LysM peptidoglycan-binding domain-containing protein; the encoded protein is MNGDSKFLTLAALGVIGLGSAMPYWSAWSAPNQAPPEISTAQPAAPQPADEPRLTAQQYWDQQVSRPDVVTLTPRGGQSMGLDNPAQIPSLSMDMQQATPVAAQPILANVPINQVGSVSLASRVEDMGAPKTASRAVVPIEIPGSARPLPPTMTSPVITTRQVMKPELPETQVQQQFTPLPRIAPPNHGASNSGSKITREHRVRDGDSLESIAEKYLGDPLLADAVFRANRSQLDTPELLPIGITLMIPSSSVEQSAPEVDGQLRPMTRLRPVSTGAGSRGGELPWTTLSPPGT
- a CDS encoding alpha/beta hydrolase → MRLQIFSLFVALCALSILDLSIIQAQPPAKPGARRDIPPPETVSVTTKDGVIIHGTYFGSSLGKKAIPVIMLPGWEHSQKDLTGLALAMQKEGLAVITVDLRGHGASKSIQGPGGQIVEINLDRIRSSDFDAFVTQDLEAVKSFLMQENNKGNLNIEMLTIIGCDFSATAALNFAAQDWSWPILPSIKQGQDVKGLILVSPPKTFKGFNANRALQTPILKNELSIMVIAGEGDRNSFSDAKRIFSTIDKIRQKNLSDAKDRTIFFAAKPNSLEGTDLLADPRSNCLKDILFFTKVHMAELQASDPWTDRTTPLQ
- a CDS encoding DUF2752 domain-containing protein; the encoded protein is MAEAASLSPLRWYQRILMGIGGGILAILLVTAAWLTPSTKGLGTHQQLGLPPCTLVQLTGTRCPSCGMTTSWSHLMKGNVWGSLNANTAGCLLGLIALFLAPWMLSSALLGRLTVAAPSDAVLITITVLVVAVTLGDWLVRINF
- a CDS encoding PVC-type heme-binding CxxCH protein, whose protein sequence is MNFIRPALSLAVLLLWCTLVPAEEGNSKAKSLDAANNEAVREHIRNFEGRGQTADFSVPALAAEQAEQAFATPDDITIKAALAEPEVRQPVCINFDEKGRMWVVQYLQYPFPAGLKIVKYDEHLRAVFDKVPPAPPNHDRGADKITIHEDTNGDGTYDKHKTFVDGLNIVTSALPGRGGVWVMNPPYLLFYPDENQDDVPDADPEVHLSGFGLEDTHAVANSLTWGPDGWLYGAQGSTCWATVSVLKNPSHESVHFKGQGIWRYHPESHQFEIFAEGGGNTFAIEFDAKGRLYSGHNGGNTRGFHYVQGGYYQKSWGKHGPLTNPHAYGFFPAMKHAPAERFSHTLVKYESDTLPPRYHDHLIAPVPLHNYVAVSQVSPDGSTWQSEDQFHAMATDDIWFRPVDIKVGPDGCVYVADWCDTRLTHVDPRDTWDRARGRIWRLQPNQYASQKLVNLRELPTEELIEKLASPNKLTRQLAQRVLREDGDPTAADQLAKTLPATQGQLALETLWAIDALTGYDTEVAKSALTHEDPHVRIWGIRLLSEDQAHTLSDTLISLASQEPHVEVCSQLASTAKRVPGPVGLEVAQRLASRDELASDPHIPLLTWWAIEAHADDSSLAITDLASSLSSTQIGSAVVLPRLAQRLAAVADTGSLLKLAQLIQATEDVTLRTKMLESVDEAFSGRKIDRLPAELREAIVSSASGNSSAQLALLVRAGQGQAEQTAIEKTTNAKTPQKDRVKFIQLLGQVGSQDARNELLKLAISTAPQAIRLAAISSLGSFDDANIAHQLLLRYPDEPASIQSAIIDNVTARPAAAHQLLDAIEAKRVSRIAVSVDLLENLKLHGDEKLNGRIAKLWGATRATPVELALQLEQTATLLKTARGTAAEGKQLFTKRCGTCHKLHGEGADIGPDLTGYERTNLDFMLLSIVDPSAAIREEYTNYRVLTIDGRVLSGFLKNQDDKTITLQNADNAALIIPRDEIEAGPLAIAKSLMPDRLLDDLTATQVRDLFAYLQSEK